In Paralichthys olivaceus isolate ysfri-2021 chromosome 13, ASM2471397v2, whole genome shotgun sequence, the following are encoded in one genomic region:
- the LOC109643962 gene encoding uncharacterized protein, whose translation MLNRLFTMTRRLKGEKNQPHLHLLQFALFLSVSLSLSPLSLSFSVSLSLSLSFAGNKCASPPLFFWLLFLDPPPWIHREPWEFSQTRRRKPKLVCSCRRLIRREGATEVENMSNSLERVVAQKKEVIEAVMDMFDKGAEVLASAVGELFPLCEAAAPVLRLALDNVHSKEVFYVKEQFLAVRNKLDVLSTQLEDIDCEIKKGRLDSQYFSVEENIRNQFRKYMDILEAKQQFREVKTRLFLEHFAKTGGEKNLFVLYDALMGTNSFGESVLELVERYVARNRRLLEEFCVRMKELFCLGLIALLGHCALTQGQEEEEDKIQEWSRKIEEVESRMKTTIEVCTAAFPEQAKLDAQRLLQEKEEENLQDTTQQLLELLVKKYDWVSWSVRLINHSGSTYRNWRAGEHFHHVAGQNWFEVLQVNNINLVVSYSVKPQPVPRDCIRQVMEGQGKKGNAPAVVEVLEKQLCGFVVHAVSRHKESAAAWSFPEECHYWERHKNVAVCVHSE comes from the exons ATGCTGAACCGTCTTTTCACGATGACACGAAGACTGAAAGGAGAAAAGAACCAACCGCATCTTCACCTCCTGCAGTTTGcgctgtttctgtctgtctctctttctctctcccccctctccctctctttctctgtgtctctctccctctctctctcttttgcagGGAACAAGTGCGCATcgcctcctctttttttctggcTCCTGTTCTTGGACCCTCCTCCGTGGATCCACAGAGAACCGTGGGAATTTTCTCAAACTCGAAGGAGAAAACCGAAACTTGTTTGCAGCTGTCGGAGGCTCATCAGGCGTGAAGGAGCAACAGAGGTGGAG AACATGTCCAACTCATTGGAGCGGGTTGTGGCCCAGAAGAAGGAGGTCATCGAGGCAGTGATGGACATGTTTGACAAGGGGGCAGAGGTGTTGGCCAGCGCCGTGGGCGAGCTCTTCCCCCTCTGTGAAGCCGCCGCCCCGGTTCTCCGCCTGGCCCTGGACAACGTCCACAGCAAAGAGGTCTTTTACGTCAAAGAGCAGTTCCTGGCGGTGCGGAACAAGCTGGACGTGCTCTCCACGCAGCTGGAGGACATAGACTGCGAGATCAAGAAGGGGAGGCTGGACTCTCAGTACTTCTCCGTGGAGGAGAACATCAGGAACCAGTTCAGGAAATACATGGACATCCTGGAGGCGAAACAGCAGTTCAGGGAAGTGAAGACGCGTCTTTTCCTGGAGCACTTTGCTAAAACAGGGGGAGAGAAGAACCTGTTTGTGTTATATGATGCTCTAATGGGCACTAACAGCTTTGGAGAATCAGTTTTAGAGTTGGTGGAAAG GTACGTGGCGAGGAACCGCCGTCTCCTGGAAGAGTTCTGTGTCCGCATGAAGGAGCTCTTCTGTTTGGGCCTGATCGCCCTGCTGGGCCACTGCGCTTTAACCCAGGgccaagaggaggaggaggacaaaatCCAAGAGTGGAGCCGCAAAATTGAAGAAGTAGAGTCCAGGATGAAGACAACCATCGAGGTCTGCACCGCTGCCTTCCCAGAGCAAGCCAAATTAGACGCCCAGCGACTCCTgcaagagaaggaagaagaaaacctGCAGGACACGACTCAGCAGCTCCTGGAGCTCTTGGTGAAAAAGTACGATTGGGTCAGCTGGTCGGTGCGGCTCATCAACCACTCAGGCAGCACGTACCGCAACTGGCGAGCAGGGGAGCACTTTCACCATGTGGCCGGACAGAACTGGTTCGAGGTGCTGCAGGTGAACAACATCAACCTGGTGGTGTCGTACAGCGTCAAACCGCAGCCGGTGCCCCGCGACTGCATCCGGCAGGTGATGGAGGGTCAGGGGAAGAAGGGGAACGCCCCCGCGGTGGTGGAGGTGTTGGAGAAGCAGCTGTGCGGGTTTGTTGTTCACGCCGTCAGTCGCCACAAGGAGTCTGCAGCTGCCTGGAGCTTCCCAGAGGAATGTCACTACTGGGAGAGACACAAGAACGTGGCCGTGTGCGTGCACTCCGAGTAG